The genomic DNA ACCGCCATGACGGCCGGGAAGCGCCGCGAGCTGCACGCGCTGGAGGCCACGCTTGACGAGGTGGCCAAAAGTGAGCCCGCACAGCTGCTGGAAGAAGAGCGCTTACGCAAAGAGATAGCCGAGCTGCGGGCCAAAATTGACCGAGTTCCGTTTATCGATACCTTTGACCTGCGCTACAAAAACTATGAGAAGCGGCCAGAACCCTCCAGCCAGGCGGTAATGTTCTGCCTGATGGACGTTTCCGGCTCGATGGATCAGTCCACCAAGGACATGGCCAAGCGCTTTTATATCCTGCTCTATCTGTTCCTGAGCCGGACCTATAAAAACGTCGAGGTGGTGTATATTCGCCACCATACCCAGGCCAAAGAGGTGGATGAACATGAGTTCTTCTACTCGCAGGAAACCGGCGGCACCATCGTGTCCAGCGCGCTGAAGTTAATGGACGAAGTGGTGAAGGCCCGCTACGACCCGGCACAATGGAATATCTATGCCGCGCAGGCGTCGGATGGCGATAACTGGGCGGACGATTCGCCGCTGTGCCATGAGATTCTGGCGAAGAAGATTCTGCCGGTGGTGCGCTACTACAGCTATATCGAAATCACCCGCCGGGCACATCAAACCCTGTGGCGCGAGTATGAACACCTGCAGCAGACGTTTGATAATTTTGCCATTCAGCATATTCGCGATCAGGATGATATCTATCCGGTGTTCCGAGAACTGTTTCATAAGCAAGGCAGTACCGTTAAGGACTAAGTCATATCAATCAGCCGGTGAAATTTTGCTGGCTGATTTTCCTTCACAATAGCCATTGAACGCTCTCTGGAGGATTGATTGTCCCTTTTTACTTCGCAGATCCCCCGGTCATATCATCATCACTTGATGAAACGCTCACCACAATTAGGAGAGTATGCCCGACGTAACGATTAATCATACAAAAAGTGTATAATAGGTCTAATTGAATGATGATGAGAGTATCTCTGTGATTAATGAAGTCGCTATAAACGTTAAAATAGACAGCATCCTTGAAGCCGATAACCGCCTGTTTCTGAAGCCAAACAGTTTAGGCCTGTATAATGTCTCAGAAATGCTTGACCGTTTTGCGCTGGCCAGAGCGGACTTAGCGAAAAAAAACAATGACCCTTTTGCTACCACGACCTATAAAGCCGTCTTGCAAGCAACACAGCTATTTGTCAGTAACCTTCCGCAAAGTGAGTCACTTGTCACGATTAACGGTGCCTACTGGTGCGATCTGGACCACCTCAAATTAATCCTCAAATTTTGTAGCCCTCTGTACGCCGATGCGGCTAACATGCTTGAATCTAAAGAGGATATAACCTTAAGTGAATGGTCAGATTGTCACGCTAAAAAATACAGTGTGATCTGTTTCTTTGGCGATAGCGATGAGTGCTATATTTCCGGCGCTATTTGGGGCGCATCGCGTATTCTGCATAACGAAAAAGACCTCTATGAATATGTCATATGCACCGAAATAAAAGTGGATGAAACAGCGAAAAAATATCATCTCAGTCAAGAAGCCAAATTTACGCTTTATCAAAACACATGGCGCTATTGTGCTCATGGTATTGAGCTTTACATGCAATATTATGCTCAACAGCAGATCCACAGTTACCCGAAGCTGACTGAAATAATGAAAGAATGCTTTGTTGCGGTCGAAAAAAATGCGCTTGAACTTGCCGTGCCCCCTACGCCCGCGGTGGTCACACCTAAAAAAGGGTTCTGGTCTCGTTTATTTTAAGGTATCGCTATGTATAGGCCACCATCCAATATAATGACGGTTGGCAGAACAGTATGATGAACCAGGCTTTTGTTGAGCCAGGCCCCTCTGTGGATGACTGCCCATCCGGCAACGGATGAGGCATGCTCAAAGCGTTTCATTTTATTATGATTTAATCATTTCACCTACTGACAACATGGTAGGGCTAAAATGCTTTACATGTTACTTTCACATAACCGATGAAACAGGCAAGAAACAAAAACGCATTGCGGGAATCGCCCTCTGCCAGCGCATCTACGTGTTTTGAAACATTTTCGTTGCTAATGCTTTACTAGAGATACGGCCCCGCCCATGGTAAAATTCCGAATTACACGGAAGAAGATTTAATTTCACCATGAAACTGCAGAGCAAAATATTACGTTTCGTCATCTCCTCCGGTGTGGTAATACTGACATCATCATTTCTGATCTATGAATTGGTGGCCAGCCACCGGGATATGACAGAATATATGCGATATATCATAGACAAAGGAGAAGCCGCTTTTCTCTATGATAAATATCAGAACCAGCTAATTATATCGCAATTCACCCGCAAAATGGGCGACCGACCTACTGCCCAGGCGGCGGCGCGCGCCTGCGCCAGCGTTCAGCACCGCGGTGACATCAGCGGCCTGAACGTCGACGACTACACCTATACGCCGCTGCAGGGCACGTTGACCGCGGGTCATTCTCCCTGCCAGACGTGGGTGAACGATCTGCCCGCGCTGGAAGCCTTTGATTCTGCCATCGCCAATAATACAGCGTGGAAATCTATTCTGCCGAATGAACCGCAGCCACAAAAACGTTTTCGTTATTATATTGATTTAATGAATCAATATATTTATTTCAATTCCCCGGTTAAAATTACAAATACGGCGTTAACCGGCTGGAATTTCCTCTACGGTGGGCGTTTGGGTATTTCTCCCGCCAGTCTGGAAAACCTCTTTCTGGGTAGAACGGTGGTATCAAGCATCTATGCCGATACCTTTACCCGTAAGAATATCTTAACTTTCCTGACCCCTGTCTTTCAGCATGAACTGCTGAAAGGGATCGTGATGGTCGATCTTTCTCATCAGGATATGCGCGATATCTTTTATACCCACGATCGGCCGCTGGTCTGGCGCTACCTGGATATCTCGTTCACCGACTCCGACAATAATGCGCATATTGAAGTCCATCGCAGCGCAGCGCATCTACTGAGCTATGTGAACTACTCACGCCCGCTAGCAGAAAATATGCGCATCGAGCTGTCGCTGGACGTGATGTACTTCCTGCTCAGCTCGTGGAAACTGTTCCTGTTTTATCTGCTGACAACCGCGACCTTAATGCACCTGGTGCGCACCCACTTCCGTCTTTACCAGATGGTCAGCAAAGAAAACATCAGCGATTCACTCACCGGGCTGTATAACCGGAAGATCCTCTCGCCGGTGCAAAGCATGCGCCTTCAGCGCCTGACCGAGCAAGGTGCCAGCATCGTGATCATCGCGCTCGATCTCGACAAGTTAAAGAAAATCAACGACACCTGGGGGCATAACGAGGGCGACCGCGCCATTATCCTGCTTGCCCAGGCGATTTCCGCTACCGTGCGCAAGAGCGATTATGCGGTGCGTCTCGGCGGCGACGAGTTCTGCATTATTCTGGTCGACTATGACGAAGAAGATGCCCGGTTGATCCCGCAGCGCATCAAAGCGCAGTTGGCGCTGCTTGACGATGAAAATCGCGTTAGCTTCTCGTGGGGCGCGTATAAAATGCAGGTAGGCGATAACCTGGATACGGCGATGGACATTGCCGACCAGCGCCTTTATCAACATAAACATCAGCGAAATGGCAATAATGGGGGGAAGCATGATTGAGCCCGTATCACCAAATATCCACCAGCGGCTGCTGGCATTATTGGATAACCAACAGGCGCGCTATCGGGTGATGGAGCACGACGCAGTGGGTAAGTGTGAAGCCGTTTCCGCCCTTCGCGGTACCGCGCTTGGCCAGGGCGCAAAGGCGCTGGTATGCAAAGTAAAAGGCAACGGCGTGAACCAGCATGTGCTGGCGATTCTGGCGGCCGACCAGCAGGCCGATCTGTCGCGCCTGGCACAGCATATTGGCGGGCTGAAGGCATCGCTGGCAAGCCCGGCGGAAGTTGAAGCGCTCACGGCCTGCGTGTTCGGCGCTATCCCGCCGTTCAGCTTCCACCGCGCGCTGCGGCTTATTGCCGATCCGCTGCTGTTTGAACGCTTTGATGAAATTGCCTTTAACGCAGGCAGTCTCGAAAAATCCGTGATCCTCAATACCGCTGATTACCTGCGCATTGCCCAGCCGGAGCTGGTTGCCTTCCGCCGCCAATCCTGATGATACCCCTGGTCGATCGTAGGCCGGATAAGCGAAGCGCCAGCCGGCACCCTGACACCCATTGCCGAACGGCGCTACGCAAAGTATGGCTGAAGACGATTCCACTGTTTATGCGCGAAGGCAGCCCATTAATGACGGTATTGGTCAAATAATCAGGCAAATGCCTGAAATCCTGCGCAAAGATTGAAAAACACCTGCCAGCGCGCCGCTTCTTGCGTACAGTAGGGAAACGGAAATACGTAGCCCGGCCGAGCATAACAACGCCGGGGCACGACCCGGGGGACAATAAATGCCTCGCCAGGGCTACGGCAACGCTGTCTTTTTCTCTTTTTGGCAAGGATTACCGCTCTATGCTCGATACCACCCTGCTGATCCTCCTGGGTCTGGCGGCGCTTGGCTTTGTAAGCCATAACACCACCGTTGCCGTGTCTATCCTGGTTCTGATTATTATCCGCGTTACGCCGCTGAGCGCCTTTTTCCCGTGGGTGGAAAAACAGGGGCTCAGCATGGGTATCATTATTCTGACCATCAGCGTCATGGCGCCTATCGCCAGCGGCACCCTGCCCGCCAGCACGCTGATTCACTCTTTCGGTCACTGGAAATCACTGGTTGCTATCGCCGTCGGGGTCTTTGTCTCCTGGCTTGGCGGGCGCGGCGTGACGCTGATGGGCAGCCAGCCGCACCTGGTAGCGGGTCTGCTGATAGGTACCGTGCTCGGCGTAGCGCTGTTTCGCGGCGTGCCGGTAGGGCCGTTGATTGCCGCTGGGCTGGTGTCGCTGCTTATTGGGAAGTCGTAGTCAGCGCCGTCAGATAGCGCCCCGGCGTTTGCCCGAGCCCCTTACGGAACATGGTGATAAACGCGGTCGTCGAGTCATAGCCTAACGATAGCGCCACCTGCTGAACGCTCAGGCCACGTACCAGCATCTGTAGCGCGAGGATCAGCTGCAGCTGATGCCGCCAGCGGCGAAAATTGAGGCCGGTCTCTTTAACCACCAGCCGGGCAAGGTTACGTTCGCTCATCGCAAAGCGGCTGGCCCACTGCGTCAGCGTCTGCCAATGCGCCGGTGCCGATGCCATCGTGTCGACCATCAGGCGGATTTTCGGGTGCGTGGAAACCGGCAGCTGTAGCTGTTGCTCCGGCTGCTGCGGCAGTTCATCAAAGAGAACCTGTATCAGCCGCTGGCTTTCCACCGTCAGACGCGCGTCCTTATCCCGCCGGGCCAGCGTCAGAATCAGCTCACGTACCAGCGGCGAAATTTTTAGCGTGCAGCAGTGCGCGGGCATCTTCGCGGCGCCCGGTTCAATAAACAGAAAGCACAGCTCCGCCTGTGGCGTCGCGCGATTGCTGTGCGGTACTTCTCCGGGGATCCACACCGCAAACTGCGGCGGCACCATCCACATAGCGTTTTCAACTTCGCAGGTAATCGCACCGTGCAGCGCCAGAATCAGCTGTCCTTTTCGGTGCTGATGCAGCGGAATATGCTGTTCCCCTTCTGATACCTGCACACCAAAGGCTACTGCAGCATCCTCATGGCTGTCAGGATGATAGCCACCTAAACCCAACCCCAGCATTATTTTGTCCGAATTTAGCGATAATTTGTCATTTTAGCTTGATTTAAACGAAGGCTAAAGCAGGTATCGTAGCGTCTCTACTGTTGACCTGAGAACACTATGTCTGACGCTGTGACTTCTTCCAGCCGCCGCTGGCTGCTGATTGTCGGTATTTTACTGATTGCTTCGACGCTACGCGTCACCTTTACCGGCGCGGCACCGCTGCTTGACGCCATTCGCGCCGAATACGCGCTCACCACCGCGCAAACAGGCCTGTTGACCACCCTGCCGCTGCTGGCGTTTGGGCTGGTCTCGCCGCTGGCCGCCGGCGTCGCTCGCCGTTTTGGTATGGAACGCAGCCTGTTTGCCGCGATGTTACTGATTTGCGCCGGCATCGCCGTACGCTCACTGCCCTCGATTGCGCTGATGTTTATCGGTACCGCGGTGATTGGCTGCGGCATTGCGCTGGGCAACGTGCTGCTGCCAGGGCTTATCAAACGGGATTTTTCTGGCCAGGTCGCGAAAATGACCGGTGCTTATTCGGTAACGATGGGGGCCGCCGCCGCGCTGGGCTCCGCGCTGGTAGTACCGATTGCACTCAGCGGCCTGGGCTGGCGCGGTGC from Klebsiella sp. WP3-W18-ESBL-02 includes the following:
- a CDS encoding YeaH/YhbH family protein, with amino-acid sequence MTWFIDRRLNGKNKSAVNRQRFLRRYKAQIKQSISEAINKRSVTDIDSGESVSIPTDDISEPMFHQGRGGLRHRVHPGNDHFVQNDRIERPQGGGGGGSGQGQASADGEGQDEFVFQISKDEYLDLLFEDLALPNLKRNQQRQLTEYKTHRAGFTSNGVPANISVVRSLQNSLARRTAMTAGKRRELHALEATLDEVAKSEPAQLLEEERLRKEIAELRAKIDRVPFIDTFDLRYKNYEKRPEPSSQAVMFCLMDVSGSMDQSTKDMAKRFYILLYLFLSRTYKNVEVVYIRHHTQAKEVDEHEFFYSQETGGTIVSSALKLMDEVVKARYDPAQWNIYAAQASDGDNWADDSPLCHEILAKKILPVVRYYSYIEITRRAHQTLWREYEHLQQTFDNFAIQHIRDQDDIYPVFRELFHKQGSTVKD
- the dgcJ gene encoding diguanylate cyclase DgcJ; protein product: MKLQSKILRFVISSGVVILTSSFLIYELVASHRDMTEYMRYIIDKGEAAFLYDKYQNQLIISQFTRKMGDRPTAQAAARACASVQHRGDISGLNVDDYTYTPLQGTLTAGHSPCQTWVNDLPALEAFDSAIANNTAWKSILPNEPQPQKRFRYYIDLMNQYIYFNSPVKITNTALTGWNFLYGGRLGISPASLENLFLGRTVVSSIYADTFTRKNILTFLTPVFQHELLKGIVMVDLSHQDMRDIFYTHDRPLVWRYLDISFTDSDNNAHIEVHRSAAHLLSYVNYSRPLAENMRIELSLDVMYFLLSSWKLFLFYLLTTATLMHLVRTHFRLYQMVSKENISDSLTGLYNRKILSPVQSMRLQRLTEQGASIVIIALDLDKLKKINDTWGHNEGDRAIILLAQAISATVRKSDYAVRLGGDEFCIILVDYDEEDARLIPQRIKAQLALLDDENRVSFSWGAYKMQVGDNLDTAMDIADQRLYQHKHQRNGNNGGKHD
- a CDS encoding YbaK/prolyl-tRNA synthetase associated domain-containing protein, which gives rise to MIEPVSPNIHQRLLALLDNQQARYRVMEHDAVGKCEAVSALRGTALGQGAKALVCKVKGNGVNQHVLAILAADQQADLSRLAQHIGGLKASLASPAEVEALTACVFGAIPPFSFHRALRLIADPLLFERFDEIAFNAGSLEKSVILNTADYLRIAQPELVAFRRQS
- a CDS encoding DUF441 domain-containing protein, yielding MLDTTLLILLGLAALGFVSHNTTVAVSILVLIIIRVTPLSAFFPWVEKQGLSMGIIILTISVMAPIASGTLPASTLIHSFGHWKSLVAIAVGVFVSWLGGRGVTLMGSQPHLVAGLLIGTVLGVALFRGVPVGPLIAAGLVSLLIGKS
- a CDS encoding AraC family transcriptional regulator, yielding MLGLGLGGYHPDSHEDAAVAFGVQVSEGEQHIPLHQHRKGQLILALHGAITCEVENAMWMVPPQFAVWIPGEVPHSNRATPQAELCFLFIEPGAAKMPAHCCTLKISPLVRELILTLARRDKDARLTVESQRLIQVLFDELPQQPEQQLQLPVSTHPKIRLMVDTMASAPAHWQTLTQWASRFAMSERNLARLVVKETGLNFRRWRHQLQLILALQMLVRGLSVQQVALSLGYDSTTAFITMFRKGLGQTPGRYLTALTTTSQ